From the Malus domestica chromosome 17, GDT2T_hap1 genome, one window contains:
- the LOC139193660 gene encoding disease resistance protein RPV1-like, whose protein sequence is MAAAATSSSSGSPWKYDVFLNFRGEDTRRCFVSHLYKALNQKAINTFIDAEGLRKGNDLSQLLTAIQDSRVSIVVFSQNYASSTWCLKELVQILDCMDRKNQIVVPLFYDVDPSHVRKAESSFAEAFAKHEGHSNADMEEVRSWRSALTRATNLSGWDSKNYEDDAMLIEEIVEDIFQKLIRTSSSKDDDLVEMDSRMHEMELLVQPSPEMDDVRVVGIWGMGGIGKTTIARAVYEKIACQFEACCFLDNVKEEFTCGAVHMQEKFLSRILNEKVQSLGTLDRGYRMILKRLQMKKVLIVLDDVDDLFQIETLLGKQHSFGGGSRIILTTRDKLVLSRADTIYSPKVLSGDGALELFSQYAFRTKQPKRDYDHLSSRAVRYAQGLPLALKVLGAFLYNKSVQEWEEMLEKLKKIPQRGIHDVLRTSFDGLDDSEKNIFLDIACFFKGAEKDNATKVLDSCGFYPHTGLRVLIDRALITVSRETLKMHDLLEEMGREIVRQESIKEPGKRSRLWNYEDVHHVLTQNTATEAVESIILDLSFSKPKVVYFSSEAFVKMTKLRLLKIHGDNGYSCENLRFVLHELRSLIWKHFPLKSLPSNFIAKNLVELDMQNSLIEHLWEGAKPLENLKIINLTSSPHLKKTPDFTETKNLEKAVFRSCTSLFEVHPSISSLKKLVLLDLEYCINLKIFPSKIVMKSLRTLKLSWCENLDKFPEVSDVMQDLSELYLDYTEIKELPSSICNLTRLVTLNLNGCKKFKSLPRRISHLKSLKSLHASQCSSLEKFPKISEAMNNLSELYLGDTAIKELPASILNLTSVVTLNLNDCRELESLPSSISHMKSLQCLDVSGCSKLEKFPEISEVMKKLSVLCLGGTGIKELPASILNLTSVVTLNLNDCRELESLPSSISHMKSLEYLDVSRCTKLEKFPEISEVMKKLSGLYLGGTTIKELPASILNLTSLVTLKLNGCRELESLPSSISHMKSLQYLDVSRCSKLEKFPEISEVMKKLSGLYLGGTTIKELPASILNLTSLVTLKLNDCRELEILPSSISYMKSLQRLDVSGCSKLKKFPEISEVMMKLIELCLGGTAIKELPASILNLTSLVTLKLNDCREIESLPSSISHMKSLEYLDVSGCSKLEKFSEISEVMKKLSVLCLGGTAIKELPASILNLTSLVTLNLNDCRELESLPSSISHMKSLEYLDVSRCSKLEKFPEISEVMKKLLGLYLGGTTIKELPASILNLTSLVTLNLNDCRELESLPNNISHMKSLEYLDVSRCSKLEKFPEISEVMKKLSGLYLGGTTIKELPASILNLTSLVTLKLNNCRELESLPSSISHMKSLEYLDVSGCSKLKKFPEISKVMKKLSEFYFGGTAIMELPASL, encoded by the exons ATGGCTGCTGCTGCAACTTCTTCGTCCTCTGGCTCTCCTTGGAAATACGACGTGTTCCTCAATTTCAGAGGGGAAGACACTCGCAGGTGCTTCGTCAGCCACCTCTACAAAGCCCTGaatcagaaagcaatcaacACCTTCATTGATGCCGAAGGGCTCCGAAAGGGCAACGACCTTTCGCAGCTACTGACGGCGATCCAAGATTCGCGCGTTTCAATCGTGGTTTTTTCTCAAAATTATGCTTCTTCCACATGGTGCTTGAAGGAGCTCGTCCAAATACTGGATTGTATGGATCGAAAGAACCAGATAGTGGTGCCCCTTTTTTACGATGTGGATCCTTCTCATGTCCGCAAAGCAGAGAGCAGCTTTGCGGAAGCTTTTGCCAAGCATGAAGGCCATTCTAACGCCGACATGGAAGAGGTGCGGAGCTGGAGGTCCGCTCTTACTCGAGCCACCAATTTATCCGGCTGGGATTCGAAAAATTACGA GGATGATGCCATGCTCATTGAGGAAATTGTAGAAGATATTTTTCAGAAATTGATCCGCACCTCATCAAGTAAAGACGATGACTTGGTTGAAATGGATTCCCGCATGCATGAAATGGAGTTGCTAGTACAACCCTCTCCTGAAATGGACGACGTTCGTGTTGTTGGAATATGGGGTATGGGTGGTATTGGCAAAACAACCATAGCTAGAGCTGTTTATGAGAAAATTGCTTGTCAATTTGAAGCTTGTTGCTTTCTTGACAATGTCAAGGAAGAGTTCACTTGTGGTGCCGTACATATGCAGGAAAAGTTTCTCTCTAGAATCTTGAATGAAAAGGTGCAGAGTTTAGGCACATTAGATCGAGGTTAcagaatgattttgaaaaggtTACAGATGAAAAAGGTTTTGATTGTTCTTGATGATGTTGACGACTTATTTCAAATTGAAACCTTACTTGGAAAGCAACATTCATTTGGTGGTGGGAGTAGAATCATTCTCACCACTAGAGATAAGCTAGTACTAAGTCGAGCTGATACAATCTACAGCCCCAAGGTTCTAAGTGGTGATGGAGCTTTGGAACTCTTTAGCCAGTATGCCTTTAGAACAAAGCAACCCAAAAGAGACTATGACCATCTCTCAAGCCGTGCTGTACGATATGCTCAAGGTCTCCCTTTAGCACTTAAAGTCTTGGGGGCTTTTCTTTATAATAAATCTGTGCAGGAGTGGGAGGAGATGCTagagaaattaaagaaaatcccGCAAAGGGGAATTCATGATGTGTTAAGAACAAGCTTCGATGGACTAGATGATTCTGAGAAGAACATATTTCTGGATATTGCATGTTTCTTTAAAGGAGCGGAAAAAGACAACGCAACAAAGGTTCTGGACAGTTGTGGCTTTTATCCCCATACTGGGCTAAGAGTTCTAATTGATCGAGCTCTTATAACTGTCTCACGGGAAACACTGAAGATGCATGATTTACTAGAGGAAATGGGTCGGGAAATCGTCCGCCAAGAATCTATTAAAGAGCCTGGGAAACGCAGTAGGTTGTGGAATTATGAAGATGTTCATCATGTGCTAACTCAAAATACG GCTACGGAAGCTGTTGAAAGCATAATCCTTGACCTTTCATTCTCAAAACCAAAAGTGGTATACTTCAGTTCCGAAGCTTTTGTTAAAATGACGAAATTAAGATTGCTCAAAATCCACGGCGACAATGGATATTCATGTGAGAATTTAAGGTTTGTTCTGCATGAGTTAAGAAGTCTCATATGGAAGCATTTCCCCCTAAAGTCTTTACCGTCCAATTTTATTGCGAAGAATCTTGTTGAGCTTGACATGCAAAATAGTCTCATTGAACATCTTTGGGAAGGAGCCAAG CCTctggaaaatttgaaaattatcaACTTAACAAGTTCTCCTCACCTGAAGAAAACTCCTGACTTCACGGAGACGAAAAATCTTGAGAAGGCAGTTTTTCGAAGTTGTACAAGTTTATTTGAGGTTCACCCATCCATTTCATCTCTCAAAAAGCTGGttcttttggatttggaatatTGCATAAATCTTAAGATTTTTCCAAGCAAGATTGTTATGAAATCTCTTAGAACCCTTAAACTTTCATGGTGCGAAAACCTCGATAAGTTTCCCGAAGTTTCAGATGTTATGCAGGATCTATCAGAGCTTTATTTAGATTATACTGAAATTAAAGAACTGCCCTCGTCAATTTGTAATCTTACGAGGCTTGTTACCTTGAATCTAAACGGTTGCAAAAAGTTTAAGAGTCTTCCAAGGCGTATTTCTCACTTGAAATCTCTTAAAAGCCTCCATGCTTCTCAATGCTCAAGTCTTGAGAAGTTTCCAAAAATTTCAGAGGCTATGAATAATCTATCTGAGCTTTATTTGGGTGACACTGCAATTAAGGAGCTGCCTGCTTCTATTTTGAATCTCACCAGTGTTGTTACTTTGAATCTGAATGATTGCAGAGAACTTGAGAGTCTTCCAAGCAGCATTTCTCACATGAAATCTCTTCAATGCCTTGATGTTTCTGGATGCTCAAAGCTTGAGAAGTTTCCAGAAATTTCAGAGGTTATGAAGAAGCTATCTGTGCTTTGTTTGGGTGGCACTGGAATTAAGGAGCTGCCTGCTTCTATTTTAAATCTCACCAGTGTTGTTACTTTGAATCTGAATGATTGCAGAGAACTGGAGAGTCTTCCAAGCAGCATTTCTCACATGAAATCTCTTGAATACCTTGATGTTTCTAGATGCACAAAGCTTGAGAAGTTTCCAGAAATTTCAGAGGTTATGAAAAAGCTATCTGGGCTTTATTTGGGTGGCACTACAATTAAAGAGCTGCCTGCTTCTATTTTAAATCTCACCAGCCTTGTTACTTTGAAGCTGAATGGTTGCAGAGAACTTGAGAGTCTTCCAAGCAGTATTTCTCACATGAAATCTCTTCAATACCTTGATGTTTCTAGATGCTCAAAGCTTGAGAAGTTTCCAGAAATTTCAGAGGTTATGAAGAAGCTATCTGGGCTTTATTTGGGTGGCACTACAATTAAAGAGCTGCCTGCTTCTATTTTAAATCTCACCAGCCTTGTTACTTTGAAGCTAAATGATTGCAGAGAACTTGAGATTCTTCCAAGCAGCATTTCTTACATGAAATCTCTTCAACGCCTTGATGTTTCTGGATGCTCAAAGCTCAAGAAGTTTCCAGAAATTTCGGAGGTTATGATGAAGCTAATTGAGCTTTGTTTGGGTGGCACTGCAATTAAAGAGCTGCCTGCTTCTATTTTAAATCTCACCAGCCTTGTTACTTTGAAGCTAAATGATTGCAGAGAAATTGAGAGTCTTCCAAGCAGCATTTCTCACATGAAATCTCTTGAATACCTTGATGTTTCTGGATGCTCAAAGCTCGAGAAGTTTTCAGAAATTTCAGAGGTTATGAAGAAGCTATCTGTGCTTTGTTTGGGTGGCACTGCAATTAAGGAGCTGCCTGCTTCTATTTTAAATCTCACCAGTCTTGTTACTTTGAATCTGAATGATTGCAGAGAACTGGAGAGTCTTCCAAGCAGCATTTCTCACATGAAATCTCTTGAATACCTTGATGTTTCTAGATGCTCAAAGCTTGAGAAGTTTCCAGAAATTTCAGAGGTTATGAAAAAGCTATTAGGGCTTTATTTGGGTGGCACTACAATTAAAGAGCTGCCTGCTTCTATTTTAAATCTCACCAGTCTTGTTACTTTGAATCTGAATGATTGCAGAGAACTGGAGAGTCTTCCAAACAACATTTCTCACATGAAATCTCTTGAATACCTTGATGTTTCTAGATGCTCAAAGCTTGAGAAGTTTCCAGAAATTTCAGAGGTTATGAAGAAGCTATCTGGGCTTTATTTGGGTGGCACTACAATTAAAGAGCTGCCTGCTTCTATTTTAAATCTCACTAGTCTTGTTACTTTGAAGCTTAATAATTGCAGAGAACTTGAGAGTCTTCCAAGCAGCATTTCTCACATGAAATCTCTTGAATACCTTGATGTTTCTGGATGCTCAAAGCTCAAGAAGTTTCCAGAAATTTCAAAGGTTATGAAGAAGCTATCTGAGTTTTATTTTGGTGGCACTGCAATTATGGAACTGCCTGCATCACTTTAA